The Elaeis guineensis isolate ETL-2024a chromosome 14, EG11, whole genome shotgun sequence genome has a segment encoding these proteins:
- the LOC105057319 gene encoding probable glycerol-3-phosphate acyltransferase 3, translating into MPFWLFKPKPGLIYAITIYISTALRMAPLQNPTRVERERVREKRGVQMASKAFSKSLLSFHRFLRRRLYNPLFLHRRTPHGSHLKFQKSLLPMEQLSGRTLVFDVEGGLLRSSSTFPYFMLVALEAGGFSRGLLLLLLYPLLCYFSHEVGLRMMTMVCFFGIRKEGLRVGRAVLPKFFLEDLGLEGFEVLKRARMRVCHTRMPRVMVEGFLKEYLGVEVVVGRELKEFGGYYTGLMEEEGEVELETKALFGQEDSSEGSFGIGSCTNSARHHLFSRCKEVHLVTESEKRTWHALPREQYPKKLVFHDGRVAFRPTPMNTLLMFLWLPLGVPLSLFRSSVFLLLPYRIAIPIGAFSGMKSRLISPPTFNTQRPPDARGHLYVCNHRTLLDPIYISAALNKLVTAVTYSISPISEALSPIRTMRLTRNKEEDRRRMARLLNRGDLVVCAEGTTCREPYLLRFSPLFAELTDTVIPVALVTRVSMFYGTTASGFKFLDPFYFLANPYPEYDVEFLENVSTNSIDGRSCRSHDVANHVQHKIGDALGFECTTLTRKDKYMMLAGNEGIVDTKPKRL; encoded by the exons ATGCCATTTTGGTTATTTAAACCAAAACCAGGGTTAATATATGCCATAACCATTTATATATCCACAGCCTTACGTATGGCTCCTCTGCAAAACCCAACTCGAGTCGAGagggagagagtgagagagaagagaggagttcAAATGGCATCAAAGGCTTTCTCCAAGTCCTTGCTCTCCTTCCACCGCTTCCTTCGCCGAAGGCTGTACAACCCACTATTCCTCCACCGAAGAACTCCCCATGGATCCCACCTAAAGTTTCAGAAGAGCCTCCTCCCTATGGAGCAGCTCTCGGGCCGAACACTAGTGTTTGATGTGGAGGGAGGCCTCTTGAGGTCCTCCTCCACCTTCCCTTACTTCATGCTTGTGGCCTTGGAGGCTGGAGGCTTCTCGAGGGGCCTTCTCCTCTTGCTTTTATACCCTTTACTTTGCTATTTCAGCCATGAGGTGGGGCTCAGGATGATGACCATGGTGTGCTTCTTTGGGATAAGGAAGGAGGGGTTGAGGGTTGGGAGAGCAGTACTGCCCAAGTTCTTCTTGGAGGATCTGGGCTTGGAGGGTTTTGAAGTCTTGAAGAGGGCTAGGATGAGGGTTTGTCATACAAGAATGCCAAGGGTCATGGTGGAAGGGTTTCTGAAAGAGTACTTGGGGGTGGAAGTGGTGGTTGGAAGGGAGCTGAAGGAGTTTGGTGGGTATTACACTGGACTAATGGAGGAGGAGggcgaggtggagctggaaaCGAAGGCATTATTTGGCCAAGAAGATTCGAGCGAAGGTTCCTTCGGCATTGGAAGTTGCACCAACTCTGCTCGGCACCACCTTTTCTCTCGTTGCAAG GAAGTCCACCTGGTAACAGAATCTGAGAAGAGGACCTGGCATGCCTTGCCAAGAGAGCAATACCCAAAGAAGTTGGTGTTCCATGACGGCAGAGTGGCCTTCAGGCCAACCCCAATGAACACACTTCTCATGTTCCTCTGGCTACCACTTGGTGTCCCCCTATCCCTCTTTAGATCCTCAGTGTTCTTGCTTCTGCCCTACAGAATAGCCATTCCCATTGGAGCCTTCTCCGGGATGAAGTCCAGGCTCATATCTCCCCCCACCTTCAACACCCAACGCCCGCCCGATGCTCGCGGTCACCTCTACGTCTGCAACCACCGGACCCTCCTCGACCCAATCTACATCTCCGCTGCGCTCAACAAGCTCGTGACCGCTGTCACCTACAGCATCAGCCCCATCTCCGAAGCTTTATCGCCCATCAGAACAATGCGGCTGACGCGTAACAAAGAGGAAGACAGGAGAAGAATGGCGAGGCTCTTGAATCGAGGAGACCTTGTGGTGTGCGCTGAAGGGACCACCTGTAGGGAACCATACCTTCTGAGGTTCAGTCCACTGTTTGCAGAGTTGACGGACACGGTTATTCCAGTGGCACTGGTCACCAGGGTGAGCATGTTTTATGGCACCACAGCAAGTGGATTCAAGTTCTTGGATCCCTTCTACTTCCTCGCAAATCCATACCCAGAGTACGACGTTGAGTTTCTGGAGAATGTATCGACGAATTCCATTGATGGAAGGAGTTGCAGAAGCCATGACGTAGCCAACCATGTCCAGCACAAGATTGGAGACGCCCTGGGCTTTGAGTGCACCACACTTACCAGGAAGGACAAGTACATGATGCTTGCTGGCAACGAAGGGATTGTTGACACGAAGCCAAAAAGATTGTGA